A part of Miscanthus floridulus cultivar M001 chromosome 6, ASM1932011v1, whole genome shotgun sequence genomic DNA contains:
- the LOC136459879 gene encoding uncharacterized protein: MAEEPISEWRDPTPSASSSTSLESQVSVTPRPTKKRRTEDDDDPTYQPRDGEVESARSPNPEQMPVVPRELNFEEEEVSDKEPPAPSPTTSGKSSGQRTKLRRGEHGRHRREIHGEVHVIHEVGPEGNPLSPPTVLAKFSNQVACIVKDKVEITWAEWNNVPVDYKTHIWGEVTRSFHYPEDADLDKCREWVMHVAGRAFRNFKSMLTRYYLKLGKSPCVKYTMVKEHHWEEFCKQRTTEEAKAKSAKFSALAKKNLHPHHLGMTGFAGKRPQWREEERARAAAGLPDLYDGLDLRAKDFIYARKPKKLKEGASKFNEPKFEEVERALIQAAKSKDSFEVRRGQDLLTLALGTPEHRGRVRGMSSKMSWNSVESWQSDAATYRSRQRYKEGIFQKGYDQGVAEMISRSIKEAFTSNDPDMVSMRSQMLRQAGVAVPQVPQGQTQGQPLPMIEDRPRHPVDDIRQPMRVNLNIPFGRAKKLTVGEGYMHPKEDIKDFNQDQIPANYAAVILTWYATQYEEFEMEYPTAQGVTILGAAIGSEVLWNKDDIEIILSTPTSTPMATPASQPSVAGSCPPDDPDHGDGDDEGNGGDDKGRKSPRGTSPHPRSPTPTTSPPAPPDSPSKGTSKGPGGTEEPGAKTPPAAIASTSHCPPPPAKTKGDQGHLTYSLEFERPRSPFHLFPESDDCPGHYEHGKFMITKAQLVDEERWETRRFHLWYMEAAKAGLHGFLVKVVAEYFHLPGNDVELPVDFHDMYRLLREQDLDIAQVTLFSM; the protein is encoded by the exons atggcggaggaaccgataagcgaatggcgcgaccctacccctagtgcatcatcatcaactagcctcgagagccaagtgtccgtgacccctaggccaacaaagaaacgtcgtacagaggacgatgatgatccgacctaccaaccgagggacggcgaagttgaaagtgcgcggtctccaaaccctgaacagatgccggtggtgcctcgagaattgaatttcgaggaggaagaagtcagtgacaaagaaccccccgctccatctccaaccacttcaggcaagtctagtggtcagaggacaaagctgagaaggggggaacacgggaggcaccggagggaaatccacggcgaagtccatgtgatccatgaggtgggaccagagggaaacccgttgtcgccacccacggtccttgccaagttcagcaaccaggtggcatgtatagtcaaggacaaggtggagatcacttgggcggagtggaacaatgtcccggtcgactacaagacacatatctggggtgaggtgacgaggagcttccattatcccgaggacgccgatctagacaagtgcagggagtgggtcatgcacgtggcaggaagagcctttagaaacttcaagtccatgctgaccaggtactacctgaagctaggcaagtcaccctgtgtcaaatacactatggtaaaggaacatcactgggaagagttctgcaaacaaagaacaacagaagaagcaaaggcaaagagcgccaagttcagcgcactcgcgaagaagaacctgcacccccaccacttgggcatgactgggtttgctggtaagaggccccagtggcgggaggaagaaagggctagagctgccgccgggcttcccgatctGTACGACGgtctagacttgagggctaaggacttcatttatgcccgcaagccgaagaagctcaaggagggcgcgagcaagttcaatgagccgaagttcgaggaggtggagagggctctcatccaggccgctaaatccaaggacagcttcgaggttcgcaggggccaggacttgctgaccctagcgctgggaacccccgagcaccgtggccgcgtccgtggcatgtcgtcgaagatgagctggaactcagtggagtcatggcaatccgacgctgccacataccggtcaaggcagaggtacaaggagggcatctttcagaagggctatgatcaaggcgtggccgaaatgatcagtcggtccataaaagaagccttcacgagcaatgacccagatatggtgtcgatgaggtcacagatgcttcgccaggcaggcgtggccgtgccacaagttccacaagggcagacacaagggcagccactgccgatgatcgaggatcgcccaaggcaccccgtcgacgacatccggcaacccatgcgcgtcaacctcaacatcccgttcggcagggcgaaaaagttgaccgtgggtgagggttacatgcaccccaaagaagatatcaaagatttcaaccaagaccagatccctgccaactatgctgccgtgatacttacatggtatgcgacccaatatgaagaatttgaaatggaatatccaactgcacaaggggtaacgatccttggagctgccattggttccgaagtcctgtggaacaaggacgacatagagatcattctctcgacgccgacttctacgccgatggcgacaccagcatcacaaccatccgttgccggatcttgtccccccgatgatccggatcacggcgacggcgatgacgaaggcaatggcggggatgacaagggaaggaagtcaccccgaggcacaagccctcaccctcgttctcctactccaacaacaagtccacccgcacctcccgatagtccgtctaagggcacaagcaaaggaccgggaggcacggaggaaccgggggcaaagacaccgcctgctgccattgcgagcacaagccactgtcctccaccgccggcgaagactaaaggcgaccaagggcatctcacatactcacttgagttcgaaag gccaagatcacctttccatctatttcctgaatcggatgactgccccggccattacgagcatgggaagttcatgataaccaaggcccagctcgtcgacgaggaaaggtgggagacaaggaggtttcatctctggtacatggaagcggcaaaagctggcctacatggttttctagtcaaggttgtggcggagtacttccacttgcccggcaacgatgtagaactccctgtggacttccacgacatgtacagactactacgggaacaagaccttgacatcgcccaagtcaccttgttctctatgtaa